A genomic segment from Segniliparus rotundus DSM 44985 encodes:
- a CDS encoding SAM-dependent methyltransferase, with protein MARTDNDSWSIAESVGATAVMVAAARAIATKAENPIITDQFAEPLVQAVGVDFWSKFAAGEITVGEEDEKQFGSPSVMANSMAVRTKFFDEFFMAAGAAGALQAVILASGLDSRAYRLSWPDGTTVYELDQPQVIEFKTTTLSRLGATPATTRVAIPVDLRHDWPKTLVDHGFDPSKPSAWSVEGLTPYLPGESERLLYERIDALSPQGSWAAVEYIKNIHELDTSQYTHAAQRFKELGLDLDMDNLFYREPGRSDAAEWFAEHNWATETVTTDDLLNASGLPRPEQRQFNNATYLTSRK; from the coding sequence ATGGCGAGAACTGACAACGACTCGTGGTCCATCGCCGAATCCGTCGGCGCGACCGCGGTCATGGTGGCGGCCGCGCGGGCGATCGCCACGAAAGCGGAAAACCCCATTATCACCGACCAGTTCGCAGAACCGCTGGTCCAGGCCGTTGGCGTGGACTTTTGGAGCAAATTCGCAGCTGGCGAGATCACGGTGGGCGAGGAAGACGAGAAACAGTTCGGCTCCCCCTCGGTCATGGCGAACTCCATGGCGGTGCGCACGAAGTTCTTCGACGAGTTCTTCATGGCGGCTGGGGCGGCCGGGGCGCTGCAAGCGGTGATCCTCGCCTCCGGCCTGGACTCGCGCGCCTACCGCCTGTCTTGGCCGGACGGCACGACCGTCTACGAGCTCGACCAACCACAGGTGATCGAGTTCAAAACGACCACGCTCAGCAGGCTCGGCGCGACGCCTGCCACGACGCGGGTCGCGATTCCGGTGGATTTGCGCCACGACTGGCCGAAGACACTGGTGGATCATGGCTTCGATCCGTCGAAGCCAAGCGCGTGGAGCGTCGAGGGCCTCACCCCGTATTTGCCGGGCGAGTCAGAAAGGCTGCTGTACGAGCGGATCGACGCGCTCTCGCCCCAGGGCAGCTGGGCTGCGGTGGAGTACATCAAAAACATCCACGAGCTCGACACCAGCCAGTACACGCACGCGGCGCAGCGGTTCAAAGAGCTCGGCTTGGACCTTGACATGGACAATCTTTTCTACCGTGAACCGGGCCGCAGCGACGCGGCCGAATGGTTCGCCGAGCACAATTGGGCGACGGAGACGGTCACGACGGACGACCTGTTGAACGCGTCGGGCCTGCCGAGGCCCGAGCAGCGCCAGTTCAACAACGCGACCTACCTCACCAGCCGCAAGTGA
- a CDS encoding glycoside hydrolase family 3 N-terminal domain-containing protein — translation MPALAHKFHALAASAALAAAALVPLPAHADPAGSCALGGMTTRQKLAQLLMPGVTGAQDMRDVVAREQVGGVFIGSMTSHALLSSGQIGEISASAGAPLLVSIDEEGGRVSRIPDLIGQAPSARTLAQTKTPEQVRAFAADRGRQLRALGVTADFAPDADVFAGDADTVIGDRSFSGDPHTAAEYAEAYAQGLRDGGVLPVVKHFPGHGRASGDSHQGSVTTPDLADLQDFDLVPFREIVGRLGSGTAVMVGHLTVPGLTEPGLPTSLSPATYRLLREGSGYGAAGFDGLVFTDDLSGMKAVSSRYDVPHAVAAALEAGADVALWLSTSQVSAVLDTLEHEVASGAFPIARVEASVGRVLAAKGVRAGTCGVGQARPAAPEEPGHDPELTDEPTEDEDAPAADEAPAEDARPVE, via the coding sequence ATGCCCGCTTTGGCCCACAAGTTCCACGCGTTGGCGGCTTCGGCTGCGCTCGCCGCCGCCGCGCTCGTGCCGCTGCCTGCCCACGCCGACCCTGCCGGCTCCTGCGCGCTCGGCGGGATGACGACCCGGCAAAAGCTCGCGCAGCTGCTCATGCCTGGCGTGACCGGGGCGCAGGACATGCGCGATGTGGTGGCCCGAGAACAGGTCGGCGGGGTGTTCATCGGCAGCATGACCAGTCACGCGCTGCTTTCCTCCGGCCAGATCGGCGAGATCTCCGCATCCGCTGGGGCGCCGCTGCTCGTGTCCATCGACGAGGAAGGCGGGCGGGTGTCCCGCATCCCGGACCTGATCGGCCAGGCACCCTCGGCTCGGACGCTCGCCCAGACGAAAACACCCGAGCAGGTGCGCGCCTTCGCCGCCGACCGTGGCCGTCAGCTGCGGGCTCTTGGGGTCACAGCCGACTTCGCGCCCGACGCGGACGTGTTCGCCGGGGACGCGGACACCGTCATCGGGGACCGCTCGTTCAGCGGCGACCCGCACACCGCCGCCGAATACGCCGAGGCGTACGCGCAGGGCCTGCGCGACGGCGGGGTCCTGCCGGTGGTCAAACACTTCCCCGGCCACGGCCGGGCTTCCGGCGACTCGCACCAAGGCTCAGTCACCACTCCCGACCTGGCGGATCTGCAAGACTTCGACCTGGTGCCGTTCCGTGAGATCGTCGGGCGGCTCGGGTCTGGGACGGCAGTGATGGTCGGGCATCTGACGGTGCCGGGGCTCACGGAGCCGGGTCTGCCGACAAGCCTGTCCCCGGCCACGTACCGTTTGCTCCGGGAGGGTTCCGGCTACGGGGCGGCTGGGTTTGACGGCCTTGTGTTCACCGACGATCTTTCCGGTATGAAAGCCGTCTCGTCCCGGTACGATGTGCCGCACGCGGTGGCGGCCGCGTTGGAGGCGGGGGCGGATGTGGCGTTGTGGCTGTCCACCTCGCAGGTGTCCGCTGTCCTGGACACCCTTGAGCACGAGGTGGCCTCGGGGGCGTTCCCCATCGCCAGGGTCGAAGCTTCGGTCGGCAGAGTCCTTGCCGCCAAGGGCGTGCGGGCGGGAACCTGCGGCGTGGGGCAAGCCCGGCCGGCTGCTCCTGAGGAGCCTGGGCACGACCCTGAGCTGACGGACGAGCCGACCGAGGACGAGGACGCGCCAGCGGCGGACGAAGCGCCAGCAGAGGACGCGCGGCCCGTCGAATGA